The genome window AAGCTTGTTGGTATTCGTCCTGGTTCTGCAAACCTCAATAGCTCAGGGGCAAATCAATCAGCAGCCAGAATACCTGATCCAATTCATAGTCATACAGATGGGCACTCAGATTTTTCGTCATCCTTTGAGCACAATAACATGACTGGCAAACATACTTCAATAAGCGAACTTCTAGAATTTGAGGGGAGTGCTGATACTGGCACCAAAATATACTCAACTGACATGAGAAATAACGCTGTGTCTGCATCAAGCTTTTCAAGCATTGCACAAAGGTTTCTTGCTAATACACTTCAGAGAAGAACTTCCAAATATACTGATCTTCCTATGTCTTCTGAGAGGGCAAATGCTGATACAAGTGCAAAATCTGAATCTACTCTAAATCCTGTTGTAGAACCAAGTGAAGCGGTATTTGCAGAGGAAACTAAGTTTGAGAACAAAACAGAAAATGGAATGGATGGATTGTCCAAAACATCAATATTTTCTAGCCGCCATTACTCTGAGAAATCGTCTCCGCCACTTGAGTACATGAAAATATCTTTTCACCCTATGAGCGCATTTGAGATGTCAAAGCTGAACCTAGATTTCTGTGATGGAAATATTCATGAAATTTCTGATGATATGATGTTACCGACATTTCAGTTACTTTCAGAGTCTTCCATTCCACAGCCAGGCAGTGGTTCTGAGTCTGAAGATGACACCTTTGGTAGGTCATATAGTTATTCTTCATATGATGATCTGAGTCCCCGGCTATATTCAAACTCTGAGGCATGGGATCAAGATGATGGAACTGGACTGGAGGAACATGAGTTATATGATGATTCAAATCAGATAGGATCCTCAACAGCACCTTTATCTAGCTACATGGGATTCGAGCAGATGAACTTATCTGACATGAAGTCAGATATTTCACTTGCAAACATTGGGGATCAGAATGTAATAGGCACTTTACAATCCTGTACTGTTGAAGAACTTCCAAACTTTGATACATTGATGTCCAGAAGTGATGATCAAAATGGTGAAACCCCCATTCCACATAATCTGGGGAATATGACACCAGATGAAgatcagttgccaccaccacctcctctcCCCCCAATGCAGTGGAGGATGACAAGacaaacaacttcactagaagagGAAACTTGCATTACAACTAAAGATATGCTTAGAAAAACTTCTAGCCTACCACATATACACACCTCTGCCCAGGAAGAACACTGTCCTCCAACTGCACCATTGGATCTACAAGGGCATGCTGGGGAAGTGGTATGGATTGTTTATTTGGTTAACCCTGCTTTGAATAATTACAGTAATAAATAATTACTTCTGTTATATATTGTTAATGAAATTATGTACTTGATATATGTAGGGTGTCCAGAAAACTGGTGGGGTACGAGAAATTACTAATCCTCCTAGTATCATCGATATAAAATCAAGTTTGCTTCAGCAGATCAGGGATAAGGTTTGTTCTGCCTTTTGAATTGGAaaaaaagaccaatatgttcttctttatgattttaTAGTGCTGTTTTACTTTTACTATAAAAAAGTAGCCTACAAGAAACAAATGTAGACCATCTTTGGATGTGAGAGATCTCACTTTTTTATAAAGTATATTCATATAGCTGTTGACTTGACCCATAAGGATAACAAGATGGAATGCTTACCGTGAATTTTATGAACTGTGATTCAAAAAAGCTATCTGACCCAAGACACTCTGTCACATGCTAACCATGTCCAGTACAGAATTCTTGTGGCCATTTATTTTATCAACTAAAACAAATACAAGTCCCAGTAATGGCCATTGACCAGTTGATTCTTGAAGTCAGGAAGCTCATTACCAGTTTTATAGTTTCTGATCGTTGCATAAAATTTATGATTATTTTATCCATTTCGCCTAATGAATTATCACAGTCAGAGCAGCTGAAGCTTAATGGACATGAAAGGTCAAAAAAAGCAGTAGGCGGTGACATTAAAAGCTTAGACGAAAGGGAGGAGTTGCTTCAGCAAATCAGGAGCAAGgtatcttgaatatgtagatcgtTGTACTTGCTAACAATTTGTTGAACTCTGTAACTCGAGGTATCTAGATTCTGGTTTGGCTGTCGGCATAATATGGTGCTCACCATATTTAAGAGCAGAAACCCTCCGTGTAAGGTTTAAACAACTGGTCAATATGTTTGTGTTCTGCAGACCTTCAATTTAAGACGCACAAACGCATCTAAGGCAGATGGCTCATCACAATCTACAGCCAGTTCCAACGTTGCAGCAATTTTGGAGAAAGCCAACGCTATCCGGCAGGTTAGTGTTGTGCTGATTCGCCTTCATGTTACCTTTTTGTGCTGTTCTTTTGTTTCCTCATGATTTGTTCCATGTTCTCAGGCTGTGGCCAGTGATGAGGGTGGCGATGATGATACATGGAGTGATATATGACCACCTAATTGCAGACGTTCATGGTAGTCTTTTCCTGTATATTAAGCTATTACAAGATGAAGTGATTAAATGTGAATACCATCCTTTTCTTCATTGTAATTAGATTTTGCAGGTCTTGTTTTGTACCTTCCTTAGTTCATATTAGTGAATCCTACCGTAGGTCGCTGTGGTCGTGGAAATGTCAGAGCATTTCCACATTATGTAAATGCatctttattatttatttatgaTAGTGAGAACAGCTGAATAGCTGATAAAAATAAGCATACTAATCTATCTTTTTATCATTGTATTGATTTTTTTTGCAATGATAATAAGATGGAGCATGATGTTGCAAAAGGTTGTCCTTTTAGCTGCTATCAAGTAAAATATTTCTAAAGCGATAGGTCTGCATTACCTTGCCAAGTCACGTTTTCCTGCGGGGACTTCTTTATTCCACAATTTGATGTAGGCATTTGTTTACTACATTTGCTACTTTAGGTTTACGGGTAAGCTTTCAGTTGATAAAATTGCAACGATCACCTGATTGTTGCAACGATCACCTGATGTACAGGCTGTTAATATTGGTACCACGAATTTTAGTCGGTATAATTGCAGTGATCACTTGTGCCTTTAGGCTCCCATGAGGTTGTAAACTTGTACTTAGCAAAGATTTCTGCCTTGCAAATCATGCCAAGATAAACATGATGTACTGTTAGCATTGTGTTATTAAATATTGTCTCTActctaaattataatatattTTGATACATTTTTAACATTTATCTGAATACATAGCAGAAGTTACAAATTTACATCTAATATTTCTCTTCGCCTATTTTTTAATCCACCTCACCTTAATTACTCGAACAATGAATAGTTTTTTTTTATCCCTCGGATGTAACCTGGACATAAGAATTAAGATAACTGGCGTCTAGCAATATTGAATACGATGTTCAAATCCAATATGTATTGGTTGTATCTTGTGATCTTGATTCGTATAGGTTAGAACAACTCGCATGTAATATATTGGGTTTTAGAAAACATCTTATAATTTGTAATGACGTTGCAATAGAGGGAATGCTTAATAAACGTGATTAAGTGGCAAATACTTATTACTCGTATCGTATGTCGTATCATTTTCACTTGGAAAATAAGGTCGTCAAGATCGGCATTTAGTTAACATCCTAATCTTAGAATCGTAAACGTGAAATACTGATTTTAGAATAATAGAATCAGACCCCTAAAGACGTATAAATGCATAGCAAAATTACAGACTTTAACGACTACAATGTCAGACAAGTGGTGGTAGCCAATTGAGAATTTCCACATAAATTGTCATTTGGGATTTTTCCTTCGTAGACGAGGACAGGGAACTCGGCGTTGCAATCATGTTTGGATTCTTGCTTGTGCAGAAGCAGCTGCTGCTGCCGGCTGGTTACATAAGAAAGCAAATGCTGTAGCAACAGTACAGATTTGCAGCTGCAGCTGAATCCAAACCGGCAGCCAAACATCTAAGGCGTTAACAGTAGGAGCATTGACAGAAGTTACTTGATGGTTGATTGCCGAATAGTCATTCTCAATGGTTCCATCATGTCTGAAATGCAAGGCAAAAGGGCCTGACCTAACCAGTTCCCTTCCAACAGGTTTGCAAAAGGGTACAAACAGAGTGTTTGTAAGAATGTAAGCAGATGCATCATGATGCACAGGACCGCGGAAGCCTTCAGCTTATGGCCATGCCTTCCGGTTGAGCTTAGGCAGAGTCAGTTAGATCCCATTCGATTTACACGTGGCTTCACCGGAGTCTTAGAAGGACTCACCCTGAACATTGCACAATGCCATCAGTGTTAGCAAATACTCTCCTAGACTCCTACCAAGAATTCAAAATTTCAGTCTAGATACATAAATAAACAGAAATAGAAGAGGTGGGTGGGAGGAGGTCATGCCTGACAGGCAGAGTTCCCAAAATCATCCCGCTGCAATTCAGAGCCATGATGGCACCCTCAGCCTGTGATTCAGAGTTCAATAGTGTTACAATCAAAGCCTCTATCTTAAGCGGATACTCAATTTTAAAGAAACAAATGTAACGTATGCCTGTATGAGCACAATCATGTTGCCGGTCAATATTCAAGTAGCAAAAAAACCGAACATTGGCAAAAAAAAAATCTCAATTGTTTGAACTCATCAGCTTGCTGTCACTGTCAGTGCTCATTGGAGTGAATGTAATTACCAAACATGCACACGTATCAAACAGGGCTCTTGCAGGATATGCAACATGCCCATTTTAACAGAACTGCTGGGATAGCATCATAGAGAGCTTAATAGTGATATCACTCTCTAGTAAATTGAATGTAGGTATGCATTAGAACACTAAAAGGGCGGACCCAGTGGTGGTGGCTCCCACATCAGTGAGTCTGGGCCTCTGGAGAAGAAACAAACGAGGCATGCAAAGCCCCTGCAAAATGCAGAGAGGCTGCACCGAACCTAGGACCTTTGGCTCAATGAAAAGGCTTCTAACTACTGCGCCAGCCCTGTCCTTCTAGTTAGGCATTAGAACATCATTTTACAATAAAAACAGGAGCTAACCAGTGCAGAAAATTTTTAAAAAAGTTTTGTTCTTacatgaacaaactcaacaaaagcAATCCTTGTGGAATGTACATTGTCTCCTAGAAGTCTCAACCGAGAGACCTGCAAAGAAAATATATTTAAGAAGCAAATTATATAACATATCAATCAGATTTTATTATTCTTAAGAAATAGTATATTTGGCAAACCGCTGAGAACTATGCTCACCTCACCGCAAAGTTCTTCAAAGAATTTCTTTACATCTAATTGAGTAACCTACATGATGAAGATGCAAATGAGATCACCAAGAATCTAATTGCTAGAAACTTGCACCCCAAGATCTAGGACCATAAAATACGAGGCATCAATGAAAAAGCAATAAGTGAAAGGCAGGCATAGAAAAGAGATGGTACCATCTTATCTATGTTTGTACAATAGACAGTTCGCATGACCATTTCCTTCTCATCGTCCGTCTACGGGACACCCAACAACAACACCAGCATTAGCATACTGTAGAATAGTAGAATACTTGACGATGTCAGGGTATGAAACAAGTGCAAGACTGCTCACCCTGGGAAGAAACTTTGGATTAACGGGTAAGATAGCTGTCTTTGAAGGCAAAACTCTAACAGGGTAGAAACCAAAAATTGTGCCTCCGAGGTTAAGTGCAGTTCTTGCACCCTCTACAGAGAAAATGGAACCCAAAATTCATCAAAAGAAGATTGATTACAGAAAAAGGCATCTGAGTAGGTCAATATGTAATACCTTCATCAGAGAACTCAATAAATGCAAACCTAAGAACTGAGTGGGGATCACCACAAATTCTGCAATCAACAACCTAAGAGAGAGGAAGTTCATTAGGATTTAGGAAAAAACATCATTGATCATGTTGACAGAATAGAAGATCATGTTGATATAATAGAAGATCATGTTGACAGAATAGACCAGTAAACATGATCACTTAATAGACTCTGCTTGATAACTTCTATTGATCAGCACAAGCAATGAAGCGCTGAAATATCACATGAGCAGTACAATTACAAGTAAAAATAAGTCTTTTCAGATGAAATAACTTACATGCCCACAGGTAGCAAAGATATCAGCAAGTCTCTCCTCTGTCACCTAACAGATGGTCAACATCATTAGATCTTATAACAACCCAAGAATCTTTAATATATAGCAATGAGTGCTGAAGCAACCATCAACTACTCACAGTATGATCAAGTTCAGAGACATAAACAGTTCGCCTAACGCTGTCCTCTCTGTCTGCACGCCTCAACCTATCATTTGTCCTCCTCCTTCCTTGGTTGATGTATCCATTCCCTCTCTGAAGATGGAAAAAAACTTGCATCATAATTCTCAACGGCATCACCACGTCCAATATTAGCACTTGCAAACATCTGATCATCTAGCAAGTCCAAGACAAACCAAACAAAGAAGCAATATTGGGGAAGTATCACATGGTTGAAAAATTAAGGGGGTGTTTAGTTTctatggactaatttttagtccctccattttaaactctattttagttcccgtatttgacaatttagagactaaaatggagtgactaaaaattagtccctaataACCAAACATCTTCTAAATACCACATTGACCAAAGACTTGAAGTTTTAGTAACATATCATTTTGTCTTAAATGGGGGTATTGAATGACATAATTGCAGGACAGTGAACGGGTCAATGAGGTACTCCCATGACAAATATATTATGGGAAAATGTTATGGTTCTATAGTATATATTGGTTCCTTCGAAATGCCCACAACTGTCTACAGATTGCTACTATTGAGTCCAAACGAACCTTGTAGAGTtgtaggataaaattctgctaaaGCAAACATCCGCGGAAATAGAGAAAACATTCCCCAAAACACGTGATTTCCACTAAAAACTGAATCAGAAAGATTTGACACCACCGCTTCCAATATTAATCAAATCAAACGAATCGACACCACATAAAAAATAAATACAATCACCGTCCAATCAAGCACACATAGAAACAGATCAACTTAAAACAACTGAATTGCTCAGAGTGTATCATCAGTCCCACTAACGGAGTGGCACCTCGTCAAGATCAAACCTAGTACATCAAAAGAAAGAAGGCAAACCTTTCCCTCAAAGAGAGACGCTAACCACCACACTACGGGAACGACCAACCGGTAACGCAAATCAACAAAGATAAGGAAGAAAAAAAAATCAACCTTTTACCAAACAGCCAATGAGAAAAGCAATCTAATCCTACACACGAACCCAGCCACAGCACCGATCCAAGCGCCTCGTTCTCCGATGAAGAATCAAgtcaagaagaagaaaaggagcgtcACGGATCATACCTTGCGCTGCTGGTTCCCAAACCCAACGTAAAAGGGATCGTCGGTGGCCCCGTTGCCGCCTGCGGTGGAGCGGTAATCGAAGACCGGCGCATCCGCCGACAACGCTTTCTTGGGCGGCGACGCAGCCGCGGCCGGAGCCGAGGAAGGAACGAACTCCTTGGCGGCCGGGTTAAGATTGGAGAGCAGGTCCACAAGCTTCTGCACGCCCGCCTGGTACTCCACCTCCTTCGCCGCAGCAGACGCCGATCCCTCCGCCACCGCCGCCATACCTAGGACTGAGACGAGGCGGATCAATCGAGGCAGACGCCGGCGGCCGCCTGCCGATATCGGTCAAATCCACCCGCGGCCGGATGGGTGGATTGGGGTGGGGTAGGGCAGAAAGTGCCGGACGGATTCTACTGGTGCGAGGCCATCCAGCGTCTCTGCACACCGGAGCTGAGGGCGGTGGTGGCCTGGTGGGTGTGTGGCTGACGTGGTGCGACGCGGACCTGGGTGCCCTCGCCGACGGCGTCGATGGGGTGGGGCTGCTGGAGCGGGCCGCGGTTGGGTGCTACTGTGCCTACTAGTGCCTCAAGGCTATGGCCATTTTCGGGCTGGGAAATTTACGCGACTACGCGAGAGAGAATCGGGAGGAATCAAAACGGAAACCGGAGAGGAGGAGAAGGGCCGGCGGGTTGTTGGGCTCTCGGCCGCTCGGGTTCCGCGTGGGCATGGTCTCTACACTGCACGGGGAGGCGTGAAGCACGTGCGTAGCAGCACGGGGAGGCGTGAAGCAGCTTATCGACGGATTTATTAAACTCGCCTTGCGTCTCCATCTACATATTCTTGCGTTGCGTCTCCATATATTTTAAGGCATGATTTTACAGTACTATATTTTTGTCATTATTATGACAACACAGTCGTTTTGGCTAACTCCAAATAAATCACGGTCTTGAAAAACAATATTTGGATATAATATTGTAAATTATGGTATTAAGAAAAAGATAGACATTGCATTAAAACTTTAGATTTGAGTGGAGTTTTCAGTATTTCGAAAATACCATATTATCTAGAATATCATGGTTTTATAAACATATGACTTAACTACTATGTTATTACTAAAAACCATGATATTTCTAGAAACTGTAAAAATACATTAAACCTAAATAAGTCCTAAATTTATAGTTTTGAGCGGTGTTTTAAACTATGGGGTACAACGTTTGGCGATTTATTTGCTCTCGAAGTTAGAATTTATTAAATGATAGCTAACAGTTAGTCGTTAAAAATTAACTTACACTCTATTTAAATCTTAATACAATATGTCAAATAATATTTTGTTACTACTATCTAACTAATAAATGTAAGGAAAAGTTCAAATTGCCACTGTGCCCCAAGTTCATGTTACCCATAATCTATTAATTAGTCTACTTAACCTCCACAATTTGCAAAACCATATCACTTTTCATGTTGTAACAAAAATCTGAACCGGCTTGACGATGTGGTGTGGTTTTTCTTGTCACGTCATTTTTGATGTGGCAAGAACAAAATTCAACTCACGTCCTCCTCATGCAATCAGCTTATATAACCTCTGATATATTCAGCTCACATAACCCCCATTCGGCCATTCATATATAGCTTTTTCACAAAGTTGTGAGTATCCTCGCCGCATTCTAGTATTTGCGTCAAAGTTTAGTATAAATTCAATACCTTTTCAGACATAAATTCAGCATAACACTTTTTGAAAAAATGATTAAAATTGATCATTATGATTGTGACGCACGAACTTAGTTCACTATTATATTATCTACAATATTCTGCAAACACTCCAGCATGTCGTAGTGGTCgtcttcttctttctttttttgGTCCCTATATTTTACTTAGCCTTATTTTATTGCCTATCCTCCAACGCTTGATACGAAAATAGCTTAAAAATTGCTATACAAAGCCAACTAATAAAACAGAGTAACAAAAAGTGCACTTAACTGATAAGGCAATGAAGTCTCTAGATCATAAGATTGTCTATAACAGACACTGTAAAATAGAGGACACTGAACTATAGATGATATTGTTTGACACTGTTTTCAGAATATAGTTTGAAATATAGGATACGATACAAGATGAGATAATAACTCTACTGGAGGATAGTTAATAGAAAGTAGTCCAATAAGTTTGGGCCGTGCTTGCTGGGCCACCACGAGCCCGGCACGAAATATATGGCACGCAGCCTGGCCCAGCACAAAATAGAAAAAACCGGGCCAGCACGGCACGTTAGACGGGCTGGGCCGTGCTCCGGCTGGTGGCCCGATGACCCAACTAGCCCGGCACGCCATCGTGGGCCGTGCTCGAGCCAGCTCGACACGATTTAGGGTTAGGGACAGGGTGTCAGCCGTTCCTGTGGGCTGTGGCGGCGGCTCTCCGTTTAGGGTAAGGGTAGCGCCTTCTCGCCGAGCGTACGCTACCTGGAGAAGTTCTCGACGAGCCCAACGTCCAGACGTCGGCGGCGGGCCCTGCTCCTCGCCTCCTCTCCAAGCATCGCGCCCAGCGCCCAGACGTCAGCGGCGGGGCGCTGCTCCTCGCCTCCTCCCCAAGCATGGCGTGCCCGTCGGCCCCGATCACCACGTTCCTCGCACGTCCGCGATCCCCGGGCCACGTTCGCCGCACCGCGTCGGACCACGGCGGGCTCCTCCAGGTGGCCCCCGTTCCGACCCACCGCGTCAACCAGCGAGCCGCCGGGTGCGAACTCGAGGAGCAGCGCGGAAGCCCAGGAAGGGGAGCACGTGCGGGGAGCTGAGCGAGGCCATGATCCCGCCCTCGCGCCGCAGCTGCACCGTCACCGCCGCGCCGCCGGCCGACTTGACGACCACGAGCTCGCCCTCGCCCGCCGCGAACAACAATTCGTGTTGGGCCTACATTTACGGGCCGGGTCTGGGCCAGCACGACCCGATGCAAGCCCGCCGTGCTTTAGGGCCGTGCTGGGCCTACATTTTAGGATGTGAGCACGATTTAGCCCGGCCCGAATGCAATTCGTGCTAGCCCGGCCCGAAATATTTAAGCCTGAAGCACGATAGGCTCGTGCAGGGTCAGCACGACCCGACCCAACTTGCAGGATTAATAGAAAGACACCCGCTGGGTCTGCAGTAGGATTCCTCTCAAGAGAAAAGGTGGGAGGGATCACCGATCACCAATGACCGCCTAATGCACTTGAGGCTACGAGGAAGTAGATCCTGGCTACCAGAAAATTAATTTGTTCAGGATTCCTGATAGTTAGATGTGACTTTCTCCTTTTTTTCTAATTTTAATATATGATTTTTTCTGCCAAGCCATATCCTATGTGTGTCCACATTATCAAACCAGTTTTAGAAACTTTATTTTACCAAAAGTTTTTTATTTTCTAaaggaaaaatgaactaattttccttggaaaaataGGTTATCAAATTGACACTAAAAGGTGAAAAGTGAGACAATTTCACAATTTGTGGTGGTTAAGTAGACTAATTAATATATTAGGGGGTAATATAAACTTGGGCATATTTCGGGGAAGTAGTTTGGACTtttttctaaaagcaaatttCTTACCTACCATTCATTAACAATTAACTATTAGTTGATTTCTTTCGTCTAACACGGTTAATAGTTAGCTAAGTAGATTTAAATAGGACTCTAAGCAGCATATTATGCTTTCCTAGTAAAGCTAAATTTTCGTACTAGATCCTTGAGCAAGATATTTTTATTTTCAATATGAGCAATATATGATAATACATTTACTTTGCTAGACAGCTCAATTGAAATTGCACCATATCTTTGGACCAAATTACCATGAGAGCCCTCATTAGAGATGGCATGGGTACCCacgacccgatacccgatgggtatttactccattaggatatgtatgtgggctaaatattctacccgtgggtatgttattgggcaaaaatgtTCACtcaatgggtaaacgggtattagaacgttccgtCTTCACCCAGACCCATTAAcacgtgggtataaaatacccaatacaAACTTAGCCAAGTATgaacttggactttagtcatccatcttttttactatttaacaaccttttatgccataatgtcatagaagtcttaacgacaatttaatgaccatgtaatggaacatgtaatgtgctacgtagtactatcctagtgttactactttatccaattatctttggtgtgttgaatggatggttaaatgatactagaaattttgtaatggtatttagatggatatacttgacatttgtataatataatattttgatagatgtttaatttttgtgggtacgggtgacctgatgggtgacccatacccacatgggtattgaaagtcgcctagaggggggtgaatagggcgaatctgaaatttacaaacttaatcacaactacaagccgggttagcgttagaaatataaacgagtccgagagagggcgtgaaaacaaatcgcaagcgaatgaagagtgagacacaaggatttgttttaccgaggttcggttctcgcaaacctactccccgttgaggtggtcacaaagaccgggtctctttcaaccctttccctctctcaaatgatccctcggaccgagtgagtttctcttctcaatcaaacgggaaccaaacttcccgcaaggaccaccacacaattggtgtctcttgccttgattacaattgagatgatcacaagaaagaatgagaaaaagaagcaatccaagcgcaagagctcaaatgaacacaacaaatctctctcactaatcactaaagctttgtgtggaatttggagaggatttgatcactttggtgtgtcttgtattgaatgctagagctcttgtaagtagttggaaggtggaaaacttggatgccttgaatgtggggtggttggggtatttatagccccaaccaccacaaggtggccgttggaaggctgcagtcgcatggcgcaccggacagtccggtgcgccaccaccggacactgtccggtgcgctagccacatcagcagaccgttggggtttgaccattggagctctgtcttgtgggcccgtctggctatccggtggtgcaccagacaggcccTGTatgttgtccggtgtgccacccgcgcgtgctctgctcctctgcgcgcgcaggcgcgcatttaatgcgttgcagtcgaccgttgcgcgcgaagtagtcgttgctccgctgtcacaccagacagtccggtgtgcaccggacagtccggtgaattatagcggagcggattcccgaagctgacgagttcagagttgctctcccttggggcaccggacagtccggtgaattatagcggagctcctctgaaaattcccgaaggtgaagagttgggcgtcgagttccctggtgcaccggacactgtccgatggtgcaccggacactgtccggtggcacaccggacagtccggtgcgtcagaccagggagcacttcggttgtcccttgctctctttgtttgaacccttttcttggtctttttattggcttattgtgaacctttggcacctgtagaacttatagactagagcaaactagttagtccaattatttgtgttgggcaattcaaccaccaaaatcaattaggaaataggtgtaagcctaattccctttcaatctccccctttttggtgattgatgccaacacaaaccaaagcaaatatagaagtgcataattgaactagtttgcatatttgtaagtgcaaaggttacttagaattgagccaatataaattctcataagatatgcatggattgtttctttattttcatcattttagaccacgcttgcaccacatgttttgttttgcaaattcttttgtaattttttttcaaagtccttttgcaaatagtcaaaggtaaatgaataagattttgagaagcattttcaagatttgaaattttctccccctgtttgaaatgcttttccCTTTGACTGAAACAAAACTGCCCCttgataaaatcctcctcttagtgttcaagagggatttgatgttaattttgaagagggtataccaatttgaaattatatcacaaataagataccaatttgaaaatacttctttaaaaccaaattgaaagactaaaatttttgaaattggtggtggtgcggtccttttgctttgggctcatgctctctccccctttggcataaatcgc of Zea mays cultivar B73 chromosome 8, Zm-B73-REFERENCE-NAM-5.0, whole genome shotgun sequence contains these proteins:
- the LOC100274095 gene encoding CID11, encoding MAAVAEGSASAAAKEVEYQAGVQKLVDLLSNLNPAAKEFVPSSAPAAAASPPKKALSADAPVFDYRSTAGGNGATDDPFYVGFGNQQRKRGNGYINQGRRRTNDRLRRADREDSVRRTVYVSELDHTVTEERLADIFATCGHVVDCRICGDPHSVLRFAFIEFSDEEGARTALNLGGTIFGFYPVRVLPSKTAILPVNPKFLPRTDDEKEMVMRTVYCTNIDKMVTQLDVKKFFEELCGEVSRLRLLGDNVHSTRIAFVEFVHAEGAIMALNCSGMILGTLPVRVSPSKTPVKPRVNRMGSN